The following coding sequences lie in one Apium graveolens cultivar Ventura chromosome 1, ASM990537v1, whole genome shotgun sequence genomic window:
- the LOC141714790 gene encoding uncharacterized protein LOC141714790 — translation MDYGKLQENNSETSSDENDKASSQRFKDDNKLGTSIGRFYECSFCKRGFTNAQALGGHMNIHRKEKAKSKPKSGSTNQTSNCSKLATNPSLNRSSGDYDHQVSNSSMYVVPITNEQAHYQANMGGTLMNYQFYHPLSVNNCPPQYAYYLSDSIENVASSQDSKMQEELLQTNLSLEISTEKNAEEVVDRIEHEVDLELRLGHDP, via the coding sequence ATGGATTACGGAAAATTACAAGAAAACAACTCGGAAACCTCGAGCGACGAAAACGACAAGGCTTCGTCGCAAAGATTTAAAGACGATAACAAACTAGGGACAAGTATCGGTCGGTTTTACGAGTGTTCATTTTGCAAAAGAGGTTTCACAAATGCGCAAGCTCTCGGGGGTCATATGAACATTCACAGAAAAGAAAAGGCCAAGTCCAAGCCAAAGAGTGGAAGTACTAATCAGACTAGTAATTGCTCCAAATTAGCAACTAATCCGTCGTTAAACCGGTCCTCGGGTGATTATGATCATCAGGTTTCAAATTCTTCAATGTATGTGGTGCCTATTACTAATGAGCAAGCACATTATCAAGCAAATATGGGGGGAACATTAATGAACTATCAGTTTTATCATCCACTGTCGGTAAATAACTGCCCTCCACAGTACGCGTACTATCTATCTGATTCGATTGAGAATGTCGCGAGTTCGCAGGATTCGAAGATGCAAGAGGAGCTTCTGCAGACAAATTTGAGTCTGGAAATTTCGACAGAGAAGAATGCAGAGGAAGTAGTTGACAGGATTGAACATGAAGTGGACTTGGAACTTCGTCTTGGACATGATCCTTGA